Proteins from a single region of Amblyomma americanum isolate KBUSLIRL-KWMA chromosome 10, ASM5285725v1, whole genome shotgun sequence:
- the LOC144107138 gene encoding pre-rRNA-processing protein TSR2 homolog: protein MAASESGFDTAFRVSVKTLIGDWHGLQVAIENGMGGPQAREKEQWLVGVLEQYFAENGTLHPDEVADLIAEIIDNEFDTIIEDGSLGQISALLCKHYQMCKEGKGNEVLQSLSQRLPPTRTLRVPIAGEYDSDDEAEMQSHINTEVSSQLGSLQLNGPGPSQQQQSRRQEPDEDGWTVVRHGRRT, encoded by the exons ATGGCGGCGTCCGAAAGCGGCTTTGACACGGCATTTCGTGTGTCCGTCAAAACGCTAATTGGGGACTGGCATGGTCTACAG GTTGCGATTGAAAATGGCATGGGTGGCCCTCAAGCGCGAGAGAAAGAACAATGGCTAGTCGGCGTCCTGGAACAATATTTCGCCGAAAACG GTACTCTGCACCCCGATGAAGTGGCAGACTTGATAGCAGAGATCATAGACAACGAATTCGACACCATCATCGAAGACGGCAGCTTGGGCCAA ATATCGGCCTTGTTGTGCAAGCATTACCAGATGTGCAAAGAAGGCAAGGGAAATGAAGTTTTACAGTCACTCTCCCAGAGGCTACCGCCTACAAGGACACTTCGTGTACCTATTGCTGGCGAGTATGACAGTGACGATGAAGCCGAGATGCAG AGTCACATCAACACAGAAGTGTCATCACAGCTAGGAAGTCTTCAGTTGAATGGACCTGGGCCAAGCCAGCAACAACAATCGCGGAGACAGGAGCCTGATGAAGACGGTTGGACGGTGGTCAGGCATGGAAGGAGAACATAG
- the LOC144107125 gene encoding neuroglian-like codes for MTLEPVRPLPLLVLAAATVASTLQPSPPTMVKQPALEVLYTVPLSHDELDKPFLLECEAEGKPIPVYKWTKNGRAFNHVHFDDRITQQPGRGSLVFINPHDDDEGLYQCHAKNVYGTSMSNAVWVRKAKMGEVADPLPRVARALEGAPLSLECEPPVGGYPPPLLFWVVLHASGALRSINSSNLVVDPEGRLHFSSVGLDDQLSDAVYACVASSNVRREYKIVSKVQLQVDPLPSAGNAVLAPVQQYASSSNLTALRGHNLKLHCIYGGMPLPQITWSKRGTDILTSPERFDYDNANKTLEIKSVGFEDKGTYECHASNGVGADQKHTIDVKVEAAPYWLHVPNNTVAAEEDSVQFECATAGVPEPELQWFVNGVPIERAEPNARRKVEGSVLNIEALTKNDTAVYQCNASNPHGYAFRDFYLHVAALPPFIVEAPPQLTQSAEASHVTLRCRVLGSPRPVVKWKKDDQELTEGGRHHILDSGDLRIDTVLLSDRGRYTCDAYNRFGNAAADGLLEVKQRTRIIQPPEDYEAAVGKAAKFQCRAMADPTLELAVGWLFSGQSIDFEADPRLVLANDNTLIITRVTVLDSGVYTCVANTELDSDRAQATLIVQDVPQAPEVKRVVCERRTALLEWKPRGDGGSPILSYIIQYNTSFSHEEWENAIANIPATDTAFRLSLSPWTNCTFRVVARNKIGLSAPSDPSSTMCTTPEDVPYRNPDSVVGCGDRPDNLVIKWKPMPLIDHNAPGFFYKVLWKRHEPPGNTWHSQIVEDWTQNMHVVKGLPPFTAYRIRVEAYNRMGQALTLATEVIGYSGEDAPLEKPKDFKLIQVIGPRSAELSWSPVSAESVRGHFRGYKVQTWTPEEGEGLLREVVVAADKTTAQLNVLRPYARNVVRVLAFNNKYNGPPSETVEFTTPEDTPGPVDALEGISMGSTGLYLTWKQPQQPNGVLTGYHIYYQEIRGTSLEPERQRLPPVRDPLQTKARLTGLRPNTVYRITVRAATALGPGERYYIELRTGDHSERVPDVPNFKWAHIPDSGGNASIKVTWLPSMSGHSGNAFYVQYRHHSDEEWLTTPLEPNEDSILLEGLEAGTLYELRVVTTDGGLERASDIEEVQTGGLDVPGEPQITVTRCDGLEALVQWKAPEEDSRAPILSYTLQYSTSFSPDNWENAAVDIPPTDTELSLPLSPWANYTFRAIAHNKVGPSVPSGPSSTCRTPEDVPHRNPDRVEVSRDRSQNMVITWTPMLPIEHNAPGFFYKVLWKREDLRSATWNSHVVEDWTINMHVVRVAPLSKAYRIRIEAQNHRGPARMPPIEVIGSTENSSVVQTIGQDLKK; via the exons ATGACGCTTGAACCAGTGCGGCCGCTGCCACTCCTGGTGCTTGCTGCAGCAACTGTAGCCAGTACTTTGCAGCCCTCGCCGCCCACCATGGTGAAACAACCGGCACTCGAAGTACTGTACACGGTGCCTCTCTCACACGATGAATTGGACAAACCCTTCCTCTTGGAGTGCGAGGccgagggaaaacccatacccgTTTACAAGTGGACAAAAAACGGCCGGGCGTTTAACCACGTCCACTTCGACGACCGCATCACTCAGCAGCCAGGCCGGGGCTCGCTCGTCTTCATCAACCCCCATGACGATGACGAAGGACTCTACCAATGCCACGCGAAGAACGTGTACGGCACGTCTATGTCCAACGCTGTCTGGGTTCGCAAGGCCAAGATGGGCGAGGTCGCCGACCCTCTACCTAGGGTGGCCCGTGCCTTGGAGGGTGCCCCATTGTCGCTGGAATGTGAGCCGCCCGTGGGAGGATATCCGCCCCCTCTACTTTTCTGGGTTGTTCTTCACGCGAGCGGTGCGCTGCGAAGCATCAATTCTTCGAATCTCGTGGTCGATCCGGAAGGTAGACTGCACTTCTCGAGCGTGGGGTTGGACGACCAGCTCTCGGATGCCGTGTACGCTTGCGTAGCATCATCGAATGTCCGGCGTGAGTACAAAATCGTCAGCAAGGTCCAGCTGCAAGTAGATCCTCTGCCCAGTGCAGGAAATGCGGTACTTGCCCCAGTCCAGCAATACGCGTCATCCTCTAACCTAACCGCACTCCGAGGCCACAATCTCAAGCTGCACTGCATCTACGGCGGTATGCCACTGCCGCAGATCACCTGGAGCAAGCGGGGCACAGACATTCTTACATCACCAGAACGCTTCGACTACGACAATGCCAACAAGACGCTGGAGATCAAGTCGGTGGGCTTCGAGGACAAAGGCACTTACGAGTGCCACGCAAGCAACGGGGTGGGTGCTGACCAGAAGCACACCATAGACGTCAAGGTGGAGGCAGCGCCGTATTGGCTGCATGTGCCGAACAACACAGTCGCGGCTGAAGAGGACAGCGTCCAGTTCGAATGTGCCACCGCGGGTGTACCCGAGCCCGAGTTGCAGTGGTTCGTCAACGGTGTGCCCATCGAGAGGGCGGAGCCTAACGCGCGACGTAAGGTCGAAGGGTCCGTGCTCAATATCGAGGCGCTCACTAAGAACGACACGGCTGTCTACCAGTGCAACGCTTCCAACCCTCACGGCTATGCCTTCCGGGACTTCTACCTTCACGTTGCCG CGCTACCGCCCTTCATCGTGGAGGCGCCCCCACAGTTGACGCAGTCAGCGGAGGCGTCGCACGTGACGCTGCGGTGCCGCGTCCTCGGGTCGCCGCGACCAGTGGTGAAATGGAAGAAAGACGACCAGGAGCTGACTGAAGGAGGGCGCCACCACATCCTGGATTCGGGAGATCTGAGAATCGACACTGTGCTACTTAGCGACCGGGGCAGGTACACTTGCGACGCCTACAACAGGTTTGGGAATGCTGCGGCTGACGGCTTGCTAGAGGTCAAACAGAGGACGCGAATCATCCAGCCGCCTGAGGACTACGAG GCTGCGGTCGGCAAGGCTGCGAAGTTCCAATGCCGTGCCATGGCGGACCCGACCCTGGAGCTGGCCGTCGGATGGCTTTTCAGCGGCCAGTCCATAGACTTCGAGGCCGATCCTCGATTGGTGTTGGCGAACGACAACACGCTCATCATCACCAGGGTCACGGTGCTCGACTCGGGCGTCTACACATGCGTGGCAAATACCGAGCTGGACAGCGACCGCGCGCAGGCCACGCTTATCGTACAAG ATGTGCCCCAAGCACCGGAGGTGAAACGCGTGGTGTGCGAGAGAAGAACGGCTCTCTTGGAATGGAAGCCCAGAGGTGACGGTGGGTCACCCATCCTGTCCTACATTATCCAGTACAACACATCGTTCAGTCACGAAGAGTGGGAGAATGCCATCGCGAACATTCCAGCGACCGACACAGCGTTCCGGTTGTCGCTGAGCCCGTGGACAAACTGCACGTTCCGAGTAGTGGCCCGCAACAAGATCGGTCTCTCAGCGCCTTCTGATCCATCGTCGACGATGTGCACGACACCCGAGGACGTACCGTACAGGAATCCTGACAGTGTCGTCGGTTGCGGAGACCGCCCAGACAACCTGGTCATCAAGTGGAAGCCAATGCCTCTGATTGATCACAACGCACCAGGCTTCTTCTACAAGGTGCTCTGGAAGCGTCACGAACCCCCAGGTAATACGTGGCACTCGCAAATCGTAGAGGACTGGACGCAGAACATGCACGTTGTCAAGGGTCTCCCCCCATTCACTGCGTACAGGATCAGGGTCGAAGCATACAATCGCATGGGACAGGCACTGACGCTCGCCACCGAAGTGATCGGCTACTCGGGAGAAGACGCGCCTCTTGAGAAGCCCAAGGACTTCAAGCTGATTCAAGTGATTGGCCCACGGTCAGCGGAGCTCTCGTGGAGTCCTGTTAGCGCGGAGTCGGTACGGGGTCACTTTCGTGGCTACAAGGTCCAAACGTGGACGCCCGAGGAAGGCGAAGGATTGCTGCGAGAGGTGGTGGTGGCGGCCGACAAAACGACAGCGCAGCTAAATGTCCTCCGCCCTTACGCACGCAACGTGGTCCGCGTCCTTGCGTTCAACAACAAGTACAACGGGCCACCATCGGAGACCGTCGAGTTCACGACGCCCGAGGACACACCCGGGCCTGTCGATGCCCTTGAAGGCATCTCGATGGGCTCAACAGGTCTTTACTTGACTTggaagcagccgcagcaaccGAATGGCGTGCTGACGGGCTACCACATCTACTACCAGGAAATCAGAGGCACTTCACTGGAACCCGAGAGGCAGCGACTGCCTCCGGTGCGTGATCCGCTCCAGACGAAAGCCAGGCTAACGGGCCTCAGGCCTAACACCGTGTACCGAATAACTGTGCGGGCGGCTACAGCGCTGGGACCGGGTGAACGCTACTATATCGAGCTGCGGACGGGTGACCATTCGGAGCGCGTGCCGGACGTACCGAACTTCAAGTGGGCGCACATTCCGGACAGTGGTGGCAATGCGAGCATCAAG GTGACGTGGCTGCCGTCGATGAGTGGCCATTCGGGAAACGCCTTCTACGTCCAATACCGGCATCACAGTGACGAGGAGTGGCTGACCACCCCTCTGGAGCCAAACGAGGACAGCATCCTGCTGGAGGGCTTGGAAGCGGGCACCCTCTACGAGTTGCGGGTCGTCACCACAGATGGCGGACTCGAACGCGCTTCGGACATCGAGGAGGTCCAGACAGGAGGCCTCG ATGTCCCTGGTGAGCCACAGATCACGGTCACACGGTGCGATGGCCTCGAAGCTCTCGTGCAGTGGAAAGCGCCGGAAGAAGACAGCAGGGCTCCCATCCTGTCCTACACTCTCCAGTACAGCACCTCCTTCAGCCCCGATAACTGGGAGAACGCCGCCGTGGACATTCCTCCTACGGACACTGAGCTTAGTTTGCCGCTGAGTCCCTGGGCCAACTACACGTTTCGAGCAATAGCACATAACAAGGTCGGCCCCTCAGTACCCTCTGGACCATCTTCGACGTGCAGGACACCCGAGGACGTGCCTCACAGAAACCCAGACCGGGTGGAGGTCAGCAGGGACCGCTCCCAAAACATGGTCATCACTTGGACGCCGATGCTTCCCATCGAGCACAATGCGCCGGGGTTCTTCTACAAGGTCCTCTGGAAGCGTGAGGATCTTCGAAGTGCCACTTGGAACTCGCATGTCGTCGAAGACTGGACGATTAACATGCACGTTGTgcgcgttgcgcctttgtcgaaGGCGTATCGCATAAGGATCGAAGCCCAAAACCACAGGGGACCTGCGCGTATGCCTCCCATCGAAGTGATTGGCTCTACCGAGAACTCCAGTGTCGTGCAGACGATTGGCCAAGATCTTAAAAAATAA